A genomic stretch from Pseudomonas sp. MUP55 includes:
- a CDS encoding HAD-IA family hydrolase — protein MSHRDYKLLIFDWDGTLSDSVGRIVESMHMASTLCGFELCTDQAIKGIIGLSLSEAIRTLYPQINDQQLIAFRQHYADHYIALEAEPSPLFDGVRQSLEAFRAQGYYLAVATGKARRGLDRVLKAHGWDDYFDITRAADETAGKPHPLMLEQILAHCGVAPRQALMVGDASFDLMMARNAGMDSVAVSYGAQAAEALQQYGPKMTIDHFSELQAWLGRAQ, from the coding sequence GTGTCGCACCGTGACTACAAGCTGCTGATTTTCGATTGGGACGGGACGCTGTCCGACTCCGTAGGGCGGATTGTCGAATCGATGCACATGGCGTCGACCCTTTGCGGCTTCGAGTTGTGCACTGATCAGGCGATCAAGGGCATTATCGGCTTGAGCTTGTCCGAGGCCATCCGCACCTTGTACCCGCAGATCAATGATCAGCAACTGATCGCGTTTCGACAGCACTACGCGGACCACTACATCGCCCTGGAAGCCGAGCCTTCACCCTTGTTTGACGGTGTGAGGCAATCGCTTGAGGCGTTCCGCGCCCAGGGCTATTACCTCGCCGTGGCTACCGGCAAGGCCCGTCGCGGGCTGGACCGCGTGCTCAAGGCCCATGGCTGGGATGATTATTTCGACATTACCCGTGCCGCGGATGAAACCGCCGGCAAACCCCATCCTCTGATGCTGGAGCAGATCCTGGCTCACTGCGGTGTAGCGCCACGCCAGGCATTGATGGTGGGTGATGCGTCGTTCGATCTGATGATGGCTCGCAATGCCGGTATGGACAGCGTCGCGGTCAGTTATGGCGCCCAGGCGGCTGAAGCCTTGCAGCAATACGGGCCCAAGATGACGATCGACCATTTTTCTGAACTGCAGGCCTGGCTCGGTCGGGCTCAATAA
- the rluC gene encoding 23S rRNA pseudouridine(955/2504/2580) synthase RluC gives MTTTAPPTPSVQLLEVSPEYAGQRIDNFLLARLKGVPKTLIYRILRKGEVRVNKGRIKPEYKLQAGDIVRVPPVRVPERDEPVPLAQGLLQRLEASIVFEDNKLIVINKPCGIAVHGGSGLNFGVIEAFRQLRPDAKELELVHRLDRDTSGLLMIAKKRSMLRHLHTALRGDGVDKRYMALVRGNWASSIKSVRAPLQKSNLRSGERMVEVDEEGKEALTLFKVLRRFGDFATMVEAKPVTGRTHQIRVHTLHAGHCIAGDTKYGDEDFSKEIRDLGGKRLFLHAYMLTVPLPDGGELKLQAPVDEMWAKTVERLSVAP, from the coding sequence ATGACGACTACCGCCCCCCCGACCCCCAGCGTCCAGCTGCTTGAGGTCTCGCCGGAATATGCCGGCCAACGCATCGACAATTTTCTCCTGGCCAGGCTCAAGGGCGTGCCCAAGACCTTGATTTACCGCATCTTGCGCAAAGGCGAAGTGCGCGTGAACAAGGGCCGGATCAAGCCTGAGTACAAGCTGCAGGCGGGCGATATCGTCCGTGTGCCGCCAGTGCGCGTGCCTGAGCGCGACGAGCCGGTGCCGCTGGCCCAGGGGCTGCTGCAGCGCCTGGAAGCCTCGATTGTCTTCGAAGACAACAAGCTGATCGTGATCAACAAGCCCTGTGGCATTGCGGTTCATGGCGGCAGCGGCTTGAATTTCGGTGTGATCGAAGCCTTTCGTCAATTGCGCCCGGATGCCAAGGAGCTGGAGCTGGTCCATCGACTGGACCGCGACACCTCCGGCCTGCTGATGATCGCCAAGAAACGCAGCATGCTGCGCCACCTGCACACCGCACTGCGTGGCGACGGTGTGGACAAGCGCTACATGGCGCTGGTGCGTGGCAACTGGGCCAGCTCCATCAAGAGCGTTCGCGCGCCGTTGCAGAAGAGCAACCTGCGCTCCGGTGAACGCATGGTGGAGGTCGATGAGGAGGGTAAAGAAGCCCTGACGCTGTTCAAGGTGCTGCGCCGCTTCGGCGACTTCGCCACCATGGTCGAGGCCAAGCCGGTCACCGGGCGTACCCATCAGATTCGCGTGCACACCTTGCATGCGGGCCACTGCATCGCTGGCGACACCAAATACGGCGACGAGGATTTCTCCAAGGAAATTCGCGACCTGGGCGGCAAGCGCCTGTTCCTGCATGCGTACATGCTGACGGTGCCGCTGCCCGATGGTGGCGAACTCAAGCTACAGGCGCCAGTCGATGAGATGTGGGCCAAGACCGTGGAGCGTTTGAGTGTCGCACCGTGA